The following are encoded together in the Methylorubrum sp. B1-46 genome:
- a CDS encoding amino acid permease yields MASGLASDLFRIKTLERLNADAESGENKLERHLGPWSLVGLGIGAVIGAGLFSLTGIAAAEHAGPAVTLSFAIAAIGCALAGMCYSELAGMIPVAGSAYTYTYATMGEFIAWIIGWDLVLEYAVGAATVSVSWSRYVTRFMRDTLGINLPGSLVHSPFETYQLADGTMAHGLVNLPAILIVVLTSALLIVGIRSSARVNGVVVLIKLAVVITVIGVGLFYIKAQNYDPFLPANTGTFGEYGWSGVMRAAGVVFFAYVGFDAVSTAAQEAKNPQRNMMIGILGSLAICTALYIAFAGVLTGLVHYDAMRGDAAPVNTAIAATPYPWLKSLVTFGVICGFSTVILVLLLGQSRVFYSMSKDRLLPGFFSAIHPKWKTPYRSNLFFMVFTSALGGFLPISQLGHMTSIGTLLAFILVCAGVIILRRTQPDAPRAYRTPLVPFVPILGALFCLAMMLSLDGDTWLRLIIWLAIGLVIYFAWSRKHSRIGREEGAGAKTAM; encoded by the coding sequence ATGGCGTCAGGCTTGGCGAGTGATCTCTTTCGGATCAAGACGCTGGAACGGCTCAATGCCGACGCCGAATCCGGCGAGAACAAGCTGGAACGCCACCTCGGTCCCTGGAGTCTGGTCGGCCTCGGCATCGGCGCGGTGATCGGCGCGGGCCTGTTCTCGCTCACGGGCATCGCCGCCGCCGAGCATGCGGGCCCGGCCGTCACGCTCTCGTTTGCCATCGCCGCCATCGGCTGCGCGCTCGCCGGCATGTGCTACAGCGAGCTGGCCGGCATGATCCCGGTCGCCGGCTCGGCCTACACCTACACCTATGCCACGATGGGCGAGTTCATCGCCTGGATCATCGGCTGGGATCTGGTGCTCGAATACGCGGTCGGCGCCGCCACCGTCTCGGTGAGCTGGTCGCGCTACGTCACCCGCTTCATGCGTGACACCCTCGGCATCAACCTGCCGGGCTCCCTCGTGCACTCGCCCTTCGAGACCTACCAGCTCGCCGACGGCACGATGGCGCACGGCCTCGTCAACCTGCCGGCGATCCTGATCGTGGTCCTGACCTCGGCCCTGCTCATCGTCGGCATCCGCTCCTCGGCGCGCGTCAACGGCGTGGTGGTGCTGATCAAGCTCGCGGTGGTGATCACCGTGATCGGGGTCGGCCTGTTCTACATCAAGGCCCAGAACTACGACCCCTTCCTGCCGGCCAATACCGGCACCTTTGGCGAGTACGGCTGGAGCGGCGTGATGCGCGCGGCCGGCGTGGTGTTCTTCGCCTATGTCGGCTTCGACGCGGTCTCGACGGCGGCGCAGGAGGCCAAGAACCCCCAGCGCAACATGATGATCGGCATTCTCGGCTCGCTCGCGATCTGCACGGCGCTCTACATCGCGTTTGCAGGCGTGCTGACCGGCCTCGTCCACTACGACGCCATGCGGGGCGACGCCGCCCCGGTGAACACCGCGATCGCCGCGACCCCCTATCCGTGGCTGAAGAGCCTCGTCACCTTCGGCGTGATCTGCGGCTTCTCGACCGTGATCCTGGTGCTGCTGCTCGGCCAGAGCCGGGTGTTCTACTCGATGTCGAAGGACCGACTGCTGCCGGGCTTCTTCTCGGCGATCCATCCCAAGTGGAAGACGCCCTACCGCTCGAACCTGTTCTTCATGGTGTTCACCAGCGCGCTCGGCGGCTTCCTGCCGATCTCGCAGCTCGGCCACATGACCAGCATCGGCACCCTGCTCGCCTTCATCCTCGTCTGCGCCGGCGTGATCATCCTGCGCCGCACCCAGCCCGACGCCCCGCGCGCCTACCGCACGCCGCTGGTGCCGTTCGTGCCGATCCTCGGCGCGCTGTTCTGCCTTGCGATGATGCTCTCGCTCGACGGCGATACCTGGCTGCGCCTGATCATCTGGCTGGCGATCGGCCTCGTGATCTACTTCGCATGGAGCCGCAAGCACAGCCGCATCGGCCGCGAGGAAGGGGCAGGCGCGAAGACGGCCATGTGA
- a CDS encoding MBL fold metallo-hydrolase, with protein MTLPYPAKDEALVLRFWGVRGSTPVSGPETAEFGGNTPCLEIRCGDRLFVIDAGSGLNAFGRSCRESLPRDIDLLFSHLHLDHTAGLPFFKPAVMDCDHTIHTYCGNLDGASAQDALDRLFSPPLFPVTLDVLPCTFKHHGFKAGESLTFADGIRVDTILLDHPQGSTGYRFDYGGKRLCVISDIEHGTNWPDPELCRFVEGADLLVYDGMFTEGEYPCCKGWGHSTWQKGVELAKGAGVKALGIIHLHPAHSDVQLRKVEAEMQAEMPTAFIARERQSIEVGRPLIGLAEPPVLAVARRA; from the coding sequence ATGACCCTGCCATATCCAGCCAAGGACGAGGCCCTCGTCCTGCGTTTCTGGGGCGTACGCGGCTCCACGCCGGTCAGCGGCCCCGAGACCGCCGAGTTCGGCGGCAATACGCCGTGCCTGGAGATCCGCTGCGGGGATCGCCTGTTCGTCATCGATGCCGGTTCCGGGCTCAATGCCTTCGGGCGGAGCTGCCGCGAGTCGCTGCCGCGGGACATCGATCTGCTGTTCAGCCATCTCCATCTCGACCACACGGCCGGCCTGCCCTTCTTCAAGCCGGCGGTGATGGATTGCGACCACACGATCCACACCTATTGCGGGAATCTCGACGGCGCCAGCGCGCAGGACGCGCTCGACCGGCTATTCTCGCCGCCGTTGTTTCCGGTGACGCTCGACGTGCTGCCCTGCACCTTCAAGCATCACGGCTTCAAGGCAGGCGAGTCGCTGACCTTCGCCGACGGCATCCGCGTCGATACGATCCTGCTCGACCACCCGCAGGGGTCGACGGGCTACCGCTTCGATTACGGCGGCAAGCGCCTCTGCGTCATCAGCGACATCGAGCACGGCACGAACTGGCCCGATCCGGAGCTGTGCCGCTTCGTCGAGGGGGCCGACCTCCTCGTCTATGACGGCATGTTCACCGAGGGCGAGTATCCCTGCTGCAAGGGCTGGGGCCACTCGACCTGGCAGAAGGGGGTCGAGCTGGCCAAGGGAGCCGGGGTCAAGGCGCTCGGCATCATCCACCTGCACCCGGCCCATTCCGACGTGCAGTTGCGCAAGGTCGAGGCCGAGATGCAGGCCGAGATGCCGACCGCCTTCATCGCCCGCGAGCGCCAGTCGATCGAGGTGGGCCGCCCCCTCATCGGCCTCGCCGAGCCGCCGGTGCTGGCCGTGGCCCGCCGGGCCTGA